The Arachis duranensis cultivar V14167 chromosome 2, aradu.V14167.gnm2.J7QH, whole genome shotgun sequence genome has a window encoding:
- the LOC107473961 gene encoding pentatricopeptide repeat-containing protein At3g18020-like produces MDHFCRFGQPQQAHILFFDMKGRGHCPNVVSYTTLINGYCLIGGIGDARKVFDEMLDSGIAANSLTYSVLVGGFLRMRDIEGAKGMMCQLWEKMRVEREASMKMAAFANLVDSLCRGGFFNELFRIAEEFALGGSLCEEVAYGQMIDSLCKVGRYHAAARIVYIMRKRGLVPSVACYNYIIHGLSKDGDCMRAYQLLEEAEFGFLLSEHTYKVLVEALCQVLDVDKARKVLEHMLSREGVDKTRIYNTYLRALCIVDNPTELLNVLVLMLQSQCHADVITLNTVINGFCKVGRIDEALTVLQDMLSGLKREAYHIVREMKRNKLTPDCVTWRILDKLHGKVRTHNHFEDRNLSALYDRASLGT; encoded by the exons ATGGATCACTTTTGCAGGTTCGGTCAACCCCAACAAGCTCACATACTGTTCTTCGACATGAAGGGTAGAGGGCATTGCCCCAATGTGGTTTCTTATACTACTCTCATTAATGGGTACTGCTTAATTGGTGGAATTGGTGATGCCCGcaaggtgtttgatgaaatgcttgataGTGGTATTGCGGCAAATTCTTTGACTTATAGTGTTTTAGTCGGCGGGTTTCTTAGGATGAGGGATATAGAAGGAGCAAAGGGAATGATGTGCCAGTTATGGGAGAAGATGAGGGTTGAAAGGGAGGCTTCGATGAAGATGGCAGCCTTTGCAAATCTGGTTGATTCTCTGTGTAGGGGAGGGTTCTTCAATGAATTGTTTAGGATAGCCGAGGAGTTTGCATTAGGGGGCAGTTTGTGTGAGGAGGTTGCATATGGACAGATGATAGATTCACTCTGCAAGGTTGGGAGGTATCATGCGGCTGCTAGGATTGTGTATATAATGAGGAAGAGAGGATTAGTTCCGAGTGTAGCatgttataattatattatacatGGGCTTAGCAAGGATGGTGATTGTATGAGAGCTTATCAGTTATTAGAGGAAGCTGAATTCGGATTCTTGCTTTCTGAGCATACCTACAAGGTGTTGGTGGAAGCTCTTTGCCAAGTGCTGGATGTGGACAAGGCAAGGAAAGTTCTTGAACACATGCTAAGTAGGGAAGGCGTCGACAAGACTAGGATTTACAACACCTATTTAAGAGCTCTTTGTATTGTGGATAATCCAACTGAACTCTTGAATGTGCTTGTGCTCATGCTTCAAAGCCAGTGTCATGCAGATGTGATCACACTTAACACAGTTATCAATGGATTTTGCAAGGTGGGGAGGATTGATGAAGCTCTAACGGTATTACAGGACATGTTGAGTG GTTTGAAAAGGGAGGCTTACCATATTGTTAGAGAGATGAAAAGGAATAAACTCACACCTGATTGTGTGACATGGAGGATTCTTGACAAGCTACATGGCAAAGTGAGGACGCACAATCATTTTGAAGATCGAAATTTGTCAGCACTCTATGACAGAGCTTCACTTGGTACTTGA
- the LOC107473958 gene encoding uncharacterized protein LOC107473958, giving the protein MSGGLTWRHHAVIQALLSRGPLKENDLHSMFKELTKKSPGTDRKLFDEFILKINMELTFVNFELRACIDQYDGQIYYGVVNTVSDEQSKLGTKYTIPEIAFYKALMEVIAQDAMASGVVSSIDALNLRLDSQVSIAIDPQSQGSQSNIPHPLKTFTKIQKEKALDDLVRDRWLHVTEDGHIKLGVKSFLDLRSWFRNNDIPSCQVCNEAGVKAELCRNENCTVRIHHYCLKQLFSRRKVEKVCPSCGTSWPYTVPKTEAVETEDENEPGGSRQATGSRRTRQAVATEVENKPRGSQQATGSRRTRQAVATEDGHEPRGSKLPTGSRRTRQRTNTNSGDEAAESCDENVPNERTGSQHGNEMTRKRGKTHRSGDANVGISAESQSQSLPGVPGTRRVTRSSSRLQ; this is encoded by the exons ATGTCAGGTGGGTTAACCTGGAGGCACCATGCCGTAATTCAAGCTTTGTTGTCACGAGGTCCACTCAAAGAGAACGATTTGCACTCAATGTTCAAGGAACTCACTAAGAAAAGCCCag GCACTGATCGGAAGCTATTTGATGAGTTTATTCTGAAGATAAATATGGAACTtacttttgttaattttgaGTTGCGTGCCTGCATAGATCAATATGATGGCCAAATCTATTATGGTGTGGTCAATACAGTCTCTGACGAACAATCAAAGCTTGGAACGAAGTATACAATCCCTGAAATTGCTTTTTATAAGGCTCTT ATGGAAGTGATAGCACAAGATGCCATGGCAAGTGGTGTTGTATCTAGCATTGATGCTCTGAATCTTCGTTTGGACAGTCAG GTTTCGATCGCGATAGATCCACAATCCCAAGGAAGCCAATCCAATATCCCACATCCATTGAAAACTTTCACAAAAATTCAGAAGGAAAAGGCACTAGATGACCTTGTGAGGGATAGGTGGCTTCATGTGACTGAAGATGGTCATATCAAACTTGGAGTGAAGTCATTTCTTGATCTTCGCAGTTGGTTTCGGAATAATGACATTCCATCATGTCAAGTTTGCAATGAAGCTGGTGTAAAG GCCGAGTTATGCCGAAACGAAAATTGTACAGTAAGAATTCATCACTACTGCCTCAAGCAACTTTTTTCCCGAAGAAAG GTGGAAAAAGTTTGCCCAAGTTGTGGTACCTCATGGCCATATACAGTACCCAAGACAGAAGCTGTGGAAACTGAAGATGAGAATGAACCCGGAGGAAGCCGACAAGCTACTGGTTCTAGAAGAACCAGGCAAGCCGTGGCAACTGAAGTTGAGAATAAACCTCGAGGAAGCCAACAAGCTACTGGTTCTAGAAGAACCAGGCAAGCCGTGGCAACTGAAGATGGGCATGAACCTCGAGGAAGCAAACTACCAACTGGTTCTAGAAGAACGAGGCAAAGAACCAATACGAATTCTGGGGATGAAGCGGCTGAATCATGTGATGAGAATGTGCCAAATGAACGCACCGGAAGCCAACATGGTAATGAAATGACACGCAAAAGGGGTAAAACTCATAGAAGTGGCGATGCAAATGTGGGAATATCTGCTGAATCTCAATCCCAATCTTTACCCGGCGTTCCCGGTACAAGGAGAGTAACCCGAAGCTCTTCTCGTCTCCAGTAA